The following are encoded in a window of Sulfitobacter sp. S190 genomic DNA:
- a CDS encoding NAD(P)H-binding protein encodes MNDSGQRILMIGATGTAGRATTRALVAAGHDVVCLVRKGRRLNIDGAIMREADVTQTTSIAADGIRGEAFDCVVSCLASRSGTPTDAWAIDHAAQTSVLEAAQAAGIDRFVLLSAICVQKPQLAFQHAKLAFEAALIASGMTYVIVRPTAFFKSLSGQIDRVRAGKPYLLFGNGTLTACKPISDRDLGAFIARCVVDPDMHNRVLPVGGPGPALTPRAQAEALFDLLGKTPAFRQVSLRLFDVVGGALSLAAPFSRVAANKAALARIGRYYASESMLVWDAEAGRYDADATPEFGADTLVDHYRRLIESGHSDARGDHSVF; translated from the coding sequence ATGAACGACAGTGGTCAGCGTATATTGATGATTGGCGCGACGGGCACCGCGGGCCGCGCGACAACACGGGCGTTGGTTGCCGCGGGTCATGATGTTGTGTGCTTGGTGCGCAAGGGGCGGCGATTGAATATCGATGGCGCAATAATGCGCGAGGCCGATGTCACACAGACTACCAGCATCGCGGCGGACGGGATCCGTGGCGAGGCATTCGATTGTGTGGTGTCCTGTCTGGCGTCGCGCAGCGGAACGCCGACAGATGCCTGGGCCATAGATCATGCCGCGCAGACGTCGGTGCTTGAAGCGGCTCAAGCGGCGGGTATCGACCGTTTTGTCCTGCTTTCCGCCATCTGTGTGCAAAAGCCGCAGCTGGCCTTTCAGCATGCCAAGCTGGCCTTCGAGGCCGCATTGATTGCGTCGGGAATGACATATGTCATCGTGCGGCCCACCGCCTTTTTCAAAAGCCTTTCCGGACAGATTGACCGCGTGCGTGCGGGCAAGCCGTACCTGTTGTTCGGGAACGGCACTTTGACAGCCTGCAAACCGATCAGCGACCGGGATCTTGGTGCTTTTATCGCGCGGTGCGTTGTTGATCCCGACATGCACAACCGCGTTCTGCCCGTGGGCGGGCCGGGGCCGGCGTTGACCCCCCGCGCGCAGGCTGAGGCTCTGTTTGATCTATTGGGTAAAACCCCCGCATTTCGACAGGTATCGCTTCGGTTATTCGACGTTGTGGGGGGCGCCTTGTCTCTGGCGGCGCCGTTCAGCCGCGTTGCCGCGAACAAGGCGGCGCTTGCGCGGATCGGACGCTACTATGCTTCGGAATCCATGCTTGTCTGGGACGCCGAGGCCGGTCGCTACGATGCAGACGCCACTCCCGAATTCGGTGCAGATACGCTCGTTGACCACTACCGACGCCTGATCGAAAGTGGGCACAGCGACGCGCGGGGCGATCACTCCGTTTTTTGA
- a CDS encoding response regulator has translation MEPTDAFAPQLPTPTVTRPLLGLTILVVEDSRFASEAMRLLCLRSGARIRRADCLRSARRHLQVYRPSVIVVDLGLPDGDGADLIRELAAMDPRESIIIGTSGDPEKEAEAMACGAEAFIAKPITSLAVFQQAILATLPAERRPSGLRVVNDEEIAPDEIAYHDDMTHVADVLGDLPSDRTLDYVAQFLGGVARSAKDDRMADAVQALADKRASGAPAASETARLAGLIQKRLMRKIAI, from the coding sequence ATGGAACCGACTGACGCATTCGCACCCCAATTGCCAACCCCGACGGTTACGCGGCCACTTCTGGGCCTGACGATCCTCGTGGTCGAAGACAGCCGCTTCGCTTCGGAGGCGATGCGCCTTTTGTGTCTGCGATCCGGTGCACGTATCCGGCGGGCGGACTGTCTGCGCTCCGCGCGTCGGCACCTGCAGGTCTATCGCCCCTCCGTCATTGTCGTCGATCTCGGCCTCCCAGACGGGGACGGCGCGGACCTGATCCGCGAACTCGCCGCAATGGACCCCCGTGAAAGCATCATTATCGGAACGTCCGGCGACCCAGAGAAAGAAGCGGAGGCAATGGCATGCGGTGCCGAAGCGTTTATCGCCAAGCCGATCACGTCTCTCGCAGTGTTCCAGCAGGCCATTCTTGCCACTCTTCCGGCAGAACGGCGTCCGTCGGGCTTGCGGGTCGTCAACGATGAAGAAATTGCGCCTGATGAAATTGCCTATCACGATGACATGACGCATGTGGCGGATGTGTTGGGCGATCTGCCAAGCGACCGGACACTCGATTACGTCGCGCAGTTCCTTGGCGGTGTTGCGCGCAGCGCCAAGGATGACCGAATGGCCGATGCAGTTCAGGCGCTCGCCGACAAGCGCGCGTCAGGCGCTCCTGCCGCATCCGAAACCGCCCGGCTGGCTGGCCTGATACAAAAGCGGCTGATGAGGAAGATTGCGATATAG
- a CDS encoding EI24 domain-containing protein, which yields MALAPILRAFGLTIGQIGDPRFTRVLVLGIALTLALLVGASIGFVWLIDWFTGDTVSIPFIGEVRWLDDLFSWGAAVLLLVLSVFLMIPVASAITSLFLDDVADAVEAVHYPHLDQGPRTPFWEALRDTISFLGVIVAVNLVALILYIAFAPIAIFIFWAVNGLLLGREYFTLAAMRRVGRQRAKELRRKHRLKIWTAGTLMAIPLSVPLLNLLVPILGAATFTHLYHFLTKGHRDRSSFRDHRH from the coding sequence GTGGCTCTAGCTCCGATCCTGCGGGCCTTTGGGCTTACCATCGGCCAGATCGGCGATCCGCGGTTCACGCGGGTTTTGGTGCTCGGGATTGCCCTAACGCTGGCGCTTTTGGTCGGGGCGTCAATCGGATTTGTCTGGCTCATCGACTGGTTCACCGGCGACACCGTTTCGATCCCGTTTATCGGTGAGGTCCGCTGGCTAGACGATCTGTTCAGTTGGGGTGCGGCTGTGCTGCTTCTGGTGCTGTCGGTCTTTTTGATGATCCCCGTTGCATCTGCAATCACGTCGCTGTTTCTCGACGACGTCGCGGATGCGGTGGAGGCCGTGCACTACCCGCACCTCGATCAAGGGCCGCGCACGCCATTCTGGGAAGCCTTGCGCGACACCATCAGCTTTCTTGGCGTGATCGTTGCCGTGAACCTTGTGGCGCTGATCCTCTACATCGCCTTTGCACCCATTGCGATTTTCATCTTCTGGGCGGTCAACGGATTGTTGCTGGGCCGGGAGTATTTCACACTTGCCGCGATGCGCCGCGTTGGCCGGCAAAGAGCGAAAGAGCTGCGCCGCAAACACCGCCTGAAAATCTGGACAGCCGGCACGCTGATGGCCATTCCGCTCAGCGTGCCGCTATTGAACCTTCTGGTGCCAATACTCGGGGCGGCAACCTTTACTCACCTGTACCACTTCTTGACGAAGGGACACCGCGACCGATCCAGTTTTCGAGATCATCGACACTGA
- a CDS encoding hemerythrin domain-containing protein yields MPSIYDAIKADHDNHRDLLEKIANTTGDSAERQEHWNAFYRDVKSHAAAEEETFYSKLISETWGQDAARHSVHEHQQLDDLMEELNDADMSSSGWLNRFKTLQHDYNHHMEEEENEVFERARKVIGEEQNDGFGKRFEERKQEELGLIEAKKEDSLED; encoded by the coding sequence ATGCCCTCTATCTACGACGCCATCAAGGCCGACCATGACAACCACCGCGATCTGTTGGAAAAAATAGCCAACACGACGGGTGACAGCGCTGAACGCCAAGAGCATTGGAATGCCTTTTACCGGGACGTCAAATCGCATGCTGCAGCAGAGGAAGAGACATTTTATTCCAAGCTGATTTCAGAAACCTGGGGTCAGGATGCGGCACGGCATTCTGTACACGAGCATCAACAGCTTGATGACCTGATGGAAGAGCTCAACGATGCTGACATGTCGTCATCCGGCTGGCTGAACCGGTTCAAGACGTTGCAGCACGATTATAACCATCACATGGAAGAAGAAGAAAACGAGGTCTTCGAGCGCGCCCGCAAGGTGATCGGCGAAGAACAAAATGACGGTTTCGGAAAGCGGTTCGAAGAACGCAAACAAGAAGAGCTCGGGCTGATAGAAGCCAAGAAGGAAGACAGCCTCGAGGACTAG
- the trpS gene encoding tryptophan--tRNA ligase produces MTETHFTPRVFSGIQPSGGLTLGNYLGAIKRFVDMQNQGDFETVYCMVDLHAITVWQDPAKLRHNTRELAAGFIASGISPEKSILINQSAVPEHAQLGWIFNCVARMGWMGRMTQWKDKAGKNAEAASLGLFGYPALMAADILVYHATHVPVGEDQKQHLELTRDIAAKFNHDYGVDFFPLTEPVIEGAATRVMSLRDGSKKMSKSDPSDASRINMTDDADTIAKKIRKAKTDPDALPSELGGLTDRPEARNLVNIYAALNGQSVEEALRDVGGQQFGTFKPALAELAVSKLAPISTEMGRLMDDTAEIDRLLARGAEQAREITAPILKKTYEIVGMVG; encoded by the coding sequence ATGACCGAGACCCATTTCACACCCCGTGTTTTCTCCGGCATCCAGCCGTCGGGGGGGCTGACGCTGGGCAACTATCTCGGTGCGATAAAACGGTTTGTTGACATGCAGAACCAAGGCGACTTCGAGACCGTCTATTGCATGGTCGACCTGCACGCGATCACCGTCTGGCAGGACCCGGCCAAACTGCGTCACAATACCCGTGAACTTGCGGCAGGCTTCATTGCGTCGGGGATCAGTCCGGAAAAATCGATACTGATCAACCAGTCAGCTGTCCCTGAGCACGCGCAACTTGGTTGGATTTTCAACTGTGTGGCGCGCATGGGCTGGATGGGCCGCATGACACAGTGGAAGGACAAGGCGGGCAAGAACGCCGAAGCGGCCTCTCTTGGCTTGTTTGGCTATCCCGCCTTGATGGCGGCCGACATCCTTGTCTATCACGCCACTCACGTGCCCGTCGGCGAGGACCAGAAACAGCATCTGGAACTTACCCGCGATATCGCCGCGAAGTTCAATCATGATTACGGCGTCGATTTCTTCCCGCTGACCGAACCGGTGATCGAAGGGGCCGCGACCCGCGTGATGTCCCTGCGCGACGGCTCCAAGAAAATGTCCAAATCCGATCCGTCGGATGCCAGCCGGATCAACATGACCGATGATGCCGACACGATTGCCAAGAAGATCCGCAAAGCGAAGACCGATCCGGACGCCCTGCCGTCTGAACTCGGCGGCCTGACAGACCGGCCCGAAGCCCGCAATCTGGTGAATATCTATGCGGCCCTGAACGGACAAAGCGTCGAAGAAGCCCTGCGCGATGTCGGTGGTCAGCAGTTCGGCACTTTCAAACCCGCGCTTGCGGAACTGGCTGTGTCGAAACTGGCGCCGATCTCTACTGAAATGGGGCGGCTGATGGACGACACGGCCGAGATCGACCGACTGCTCGCACGCGGCGCGGAACAAGCCCGCGAGATCACCGCTCCGATCCTGAAAAAGACCTACGAAATTGTAGGCATGGTCGGTTAG
- a CDS encoding DUF1467 family protein, with product MGVTSGLVLYAVVWFMTFLVVLPIRVQTQGDLKDVVPGTHAGAPEHHHLKKKAIWTTLIAAALWAVFASIILSGVISVDDLENWIGRGVPSSRSGTGE from the coding sequence ATGGGTGTTACGTCAGGATTGGTTCTTTACGCGGTTGTATGGTTCATGACTTTTCTGGTCGTTTTGCCCATTCGTGTGCAAACGCAAGGTGACCTGAAGGATGTCGTGCCGGGCACGCACGCCGGCGCGCCGGAGCACCATCACCTCAAGAAAAAAGCCATCTGGACCACGCTGATTGCGGCGGCTCTGTGGGCTGTGTTTGCGTCGATTATCCTGTCGGGGGTGATCAGTGTCGATGATCTCGAAAACTGGATCGGTCGCGGTGTCCCTTCGTCAAGAAGTGGTACAGGTGAGTAA
- the murJ gene encoding murein biosynthesis integral membrane protein MurJ has protein sequence MKPIRLMSGFFTVGVWTLLSRVLGFVREVMILSLIGPGPLMDAFVAAFRLPNMFRRFFAEGAFNAAFVPMFAKRLEGDEGAARFARDAFNGLGLVVLVLTALGMIFMPGLVWATAEGFAGDARFDLTVGFGRIVFPYILFMSLAALFSGILNATGRFAVAAAAPVLLNIFVIGALTIGALSGGAVINWLIWAIPLAGVAQLALTWYAAAQAGFKLVPGRPRWTPEMRDMVRIALPAALASGVMQINLVVGQLVASQYDNAVSWLFAADRLYQLPLGVVGIAVGIVLLPDLSRRLRAGDDAGARTALSRAAEVSLSLTIPSAIALIVIPLTLVSVLFERGASTVDDSAAIATAVTIYGLGLPAFVLQKILQPLYFAREDTKRPFYFAVVAMVVNAALAVGLAPVVGWLAPAIAATVAGWAMVALLALGARRYGDAAKFDDRFHKRIWRIVGASLIMGAALWFVNLQLTDLLALAWWRGLGLLLLLSVGAAVYFGAGQAMGAFRLADFRKAVRRGG, from the coding sequence ATGAAACCCATCCGCCTCATGTCCGGCTTTTTCACCGTCGGTGTCTGGACGCTGCTGAGCCGTGTTCTGGGGTTTGTGCGCGAGGTGATGATCCTGTCGCTGATCGGTCCGGGCCCCTTGATGGATGCCTTTGTGGCGGCTTTCCGGCTGCCCAACATGTTCCGCCGTTTCTTCGCCGAAGGGGCGTTCAACGCAGCCTTTGTGCCGATGTTCGCCAAGCGGCTCGAAGGAGACGAAGGTGCTGCGCGTTTTGCCCGCGACGCTTTCAACGGATTGGGATTGGTCGTTCTGGTCCTTACGGCACTCGGCATGATTTTCATGCCGGGGCTGGTCTGGGCCACCGCAGAAGGGTTTGCCGGGGACGCGCGGTTCGATCTTACCGTCGGTTTCGGGCGCATCGTCTTTCCCTATATTCTGTTTATGTCTCTGGCCGCCCTGTTCTCTGGCATTTTGAACGCAACCGGTCGTTTTGCCGTGGCCGCTGCGGCACCTGTGCTGCTCAACATCTTTGTTATCGGGGCCCTGACCATTGGTGCGCTCAGCGGCGGCGCAGTCATCAATTGGCTGATTTGGGCGATCCCTCTGGCTGGCGTCGCGCAATTGGCGTTGACCTGGTACGCCGCAGCGCAGGCTGGGTTCAAGCTGGTCCCCGGCAGACCCCGCTGGACCCCCGAAATGCGCGATATGGTCCGCATTGCCCTGCCCGCAGCACTGGCGTCCGGGGTGATGCAAATCAATCTCGTCGTAGGCCAGCTTGTGGCCTCTCAATACGACAATGCCGTCAGCTGGCTTTTTGCGGCGGACCGGCTCTATCAGCTGCCGCTCGGTGTCGTCGGGATCGCCGTGGGCATCGTTCTGCTGCCCGATCTGTCGCGCCGTCTGCGCGCCGGTGACGACGCCGGCGCGCGCACCGCTTTGAGCCGCGCAGCAGAAGTGTCGCTGTCACTTACCATTCCATCGGCCATTGCGCTCATCGTCATCCCCCTGACGCTGGTCAGCGTTCTGTTCGAGCGGGGCGCATCGACGGTCGACGACAGCGCCGCCATTGCCACTGCCGTGACCATTTACGGTCTCGGCCTGCCTGCCTTTGTCCTTCAGAAAATCCTGCAACCGCTGTATTTCGCGCGTGAGGACACCAAGCGGCCATTCTATTTCGCGGTGGTTGCCATGGTCGTAAATGCCGCGCTGGCCGTGGGGCTCGCCCCTGTTGTGGGGTGGCTGGCCCCCGCTATTGCAGCGACGGTGGCGGGCTGGGCGATGGTGGCACTTCTGGCCCTTGGTGCGCGGCGCTACGGTGATGCAGCAAAATTCGATGACCGCTTCCACAAGCGGATTTGGCGCATTGTTGGCGCGTCTCTGATCATGGGTGCGGCGCTGTGGTTCGTGAATTTGCAGCTGACAGACCTGCTGGCGCTCGCGTGGTGGCGTGGTCTAGGCCTGCTGTTGCTGCTTTCGGTCGGGGCAGCGGTCTATTTCGGTGCCGGACAGGCCATGGGCGCGTTCCGTCTCGCCGATTTCCGCAAAGCGGTCAGGCGCGGCGGCTGA
- a CDS encoding nitroreductase: MPTPNPDAYAFLRTRRSRPAKTLTTPVPDRDTLMALLTLASRTPDHGKLEPWRFIVIEHHAMGALADLAASRAQALGLDPEQATKGRTQFDQGHLAVAVIEVQKPSPKIPAIEQTYAAGCVCLSLVNAALAAGWGANWLSGWPSHDREFVRQAFVLTDAERVAGIIHIGTETSTPPERPRPDIEALTTWL; the protein is encoded by the coding sequence ATGCCAACACCTAATCCTGACGCCTATGCGTTCTTGCGCACCCGCAGGTCACGACCTGCCAAAACCCTCACCACGCCGGTCCCGGACCGCGACACATTGATGGCGCTTCTGACGCTTGCGTCCCGCACGCCCGATCACGGAAAGCTGGAGCCGTGGCGGTTTATCGTGATCGAACATCACGCTATGGGCGCGCTTGCCGATCTCGCGGCCTCGCGCGCGCAGGCACTTGGCCTTGACCCAGAACAGGCAACAAAAGGGCGCACGCAATTTGATCAGGGGCATCTGGCTGTCGCTGTCATCGAGGTACAGAAGCCTTCCCCGAAAATACCGGCGATCGAGCAGACCTACGCAGCCGGCTGCGTATGCCTTTCGTTGGTCAATGCCGCACTCGCCGCAGGTTGGGGCGCCAATTGGCTCAGCGGCTGGCCCAGCCACGACCGTGAATTTGTGCGGCAGGCTTTCGTGCTCACAGACGCAGAACGCGTCGCGGGGATCATTCACATCGGCACCGAAACATCTACGCCACCGGAACGCCCCCGCCCCGATATCGAGGCGCTGACAACGTGGCTCTAG
- a CDS encoding class II histone deacetylase produces the protein MGTGFFWDERTFWHAGGDYAFTLPLGGLVQPQAAGGLPESPETKRRLRNLIEVTGLAAELDMRTADPAKTEDLLRVHPQSYLTKFKEMSDAGGGELGYHAPFGQGGYEIAQLSAGLSIAAVNAVSSGTLDNAYALSRPPGHHCLPDLPNGFCLLANIAIAVEAAQAKGLARRVVILDWDVHHGNGSEAIYYDRDDVLTISLHQDGNYPLDTGGLSDRGRGAGVGFNLNLPLPAGSGHAAYLHAMERVVLPQIEAFDPDIIIVACGYDAACSDPLSSMLATAETFAAMTRAIKEIAAKTCEGKFVLVHEGGYSEVYVPFCGHAVLEVMADAVASAPDPMKKGFDNRQPNARIVSFQKEYINEMAESIGV, from the coding sequence GTGGGCACAGGTTTTTTCTGGGATGAGCGGACATTCTGGCATGCGGGGGGCGACTATGCCTTTACGCTGCCATTGGGCGGCCTCGTGCAGCCGCAGGCGGCAGGCGGATTGCCCGAAAGCCCGGAGACGAAACGCCGTTTGCGCAATTTGATTGAAGTCACCGGTCTTGCGGCAGAGTTGGATATGCGCACGGCAGACCCTGCCAAGACGGAGGATTTGCTGCGCGTCCATCCGCAGAGTTATCTGACGAAGTTCAAGGAGATGTCAGACGCGGGAGGGGGCGAATTGGGCTATCACGCGCCCTTCGGCCAGGGCGGATATGAAATCGCGCAGCTCTCTGCCGGTCTGTCGATAGCGGCCGTCAATGCAGTATCGTCCGGCACGCTAGACAATGCCTATGCACTGTCACGCCCCCCCGGTCATCACTGTTTACCCGATTTGCCGAACGGCTTTTGCCTTTTGGCCAATATTGCCATCGCCGTTGAAGCCGCGCAGGCAAAGGGATTGGCCCGGCGCGTTGTAATCCTTGATTGGGACGTACACCACGGAAACGGCTCCGAGGCCATTTACTACGACCGGGACGATGTCCTGACGATCTCTTTGCATCAGGATGGCAACTACCCTCTAGATACGGGCGGGTTGTCTGATCGGGGGCGCGGTGCCGGGGTTGGGTTCAATCTCAATCTACCCCTGCCGGCAGGATCCGGGCACGCGGCCTACCTGCATGCAATGGAACGTGTGGTCCTGCCACAAATCGAAGCTTTTGACCCTGACATCATCATTGTCGCCTGCGGATATGACGCGGCCTGTTCCGACCCGCTCAGCTCCATGCTTGCCACGGCAGAAACCTTTGCCGCGATGACCCGCGCGATCAAGGAGATTGCGGCCAAAACCTGTGAGGGTAAGTTCGTGCTGGTACACGAAGGTGGCTATTCGGAGGTCTATGTTCCGTTCTGTGGTCACGCCGTTCTCGAAGTCATGGCGGACGCTGTTGCATCTGCGCCCGATCCGATGAAAAAAGGGTTCGACAACCGCCAGCCCAACGCCCGCATCGTGTCATTCCAAAAAGAATATATCAACGAGATGGCCGAAAGCATCGGAGTTTGA
- a CDS encoding VOC family protein, with protein sequence MTSHPTVGHVHLRVADLDRAIAFYRDILGFDVTQQSATAAFLGAGGYHHHIGLNTWDSLNASPPPAGHTGLYHSAFLYPDRASLGTVLCRVAAAGITLDGAADHGVSEAVYLRDPDGNGVELYRDKPQAEWPRNPDGKLAMINARLDVQAIMDEAP encoded by the coding sequence ATGACATCCCATCCCACCGTTGGTCACGTGCATCTAAGGGTTGCCGATCTGGATCGGGCCATTGCATTTTACCGCGACATTCTTGGCTTTGATGTGACGCAGCAGTCTGCAACGGCGGCTTTTCTTGGCGCAGGCGGCTATCACCACCACATTGGCCTGAACACCTGGGACAGCCTGAACGCATCTCCGCCGCCTGCGGGTCACACCGGTCTGTACCACAGTGCCTTTCTCTATCCTGATCGCGCCAGCCTTGGCACCGTCCTTTGCCGCGTGGCCGCTGCTGGCATCACGCTCGACGGTGCTGCGGATCACGGTGTCAGCGAAGCCGTTTACCTGCGCGATCCTGATGGCAACGGCGTAGAGCTTTACCGCGACAAGCCACAGGCAGAATGGCCGCGAAACCCCGACGGCAAGCTCGCCATGATTAACGCGCGCCTCGATGTGCAGGCAATCATGGACGAAGCCCCCTAG
- the mce gene encoding methylmalonyl-CoA epimerase produces the protein MIGRLNHVAIAVPDLDAAAEQYRNALGAQVGPPQDEPDHGVTVIFIELPNTKIELLYPLGENSPIQGFLDKNPAGGIHHICYEVDDIIAARDHLKSTGARVLGTGEPKIGAHGKPVLFLHPKDFNGALVELEQV, from the coding sequence ATGATTGGACGTCTCAACCACGTGGCGATCGCCGTTCCCGACCTTGATGCCGCGGCCGAGCAATACCGCAACGCGCTGGGCGCGCAGGTCGGCCCGCCGCAAGACGAGCCAGACCACGGGGTCACGGTCATTTTCATCGAATTGCCGAACACAAAGATCGAGCTGTTGTATCCGCTGGGTGAGAACTCTCCGATTCAGGGGTTTCTCGACAAGAACCCGGCGGGAGGGATCCACCACATCTGCTACGAAGTCGATGACATCATCGCCGCCCGCGATCACCTGAAGTCGACCGGCGCACGCGTTCTGGGCACCGGTGAGCCCAAGATAGGCGCCCATGGCAAGCCGGTGTTGTTCCTGCACCCCAAGGATTTCAACGGGGCGCTTGTTGAACTGGAGCAGGTGTAG
- a CDS encoding rhomboid family intramembrane serine protease, producing MSDPSFESPINKLPGAVVLLCVAMIGVEAGLSFAEAGIIGGPGAIGWRLGLVRDFGFSGEIFDAMWDTGRWSVDHLLRFVTYPFIHLSFSHSIFAIVLTLALGKMVAEVMGQAVMLAVWLLSGVIGAFFYALLLNDPVWLAGAYPNAYGLIGAYSYVMWRTLGAAGEQQLRAFSLIAMLMGLQLIWSLFASIGNGWVADLAGFFGGFAMCFLLAPGEWRRIVARLRQRG from the coding sequence ATGTCCGATCCATCATTCGAATCTCCGATCAACAAACTGCCCGGTGCAGTGGTTCTGCTGTGCGTTGCGATGATCGGCGTGGAAGCCGGTCTGAGCTTCGCAGAGGCCGGCATCATTGGCGGTCCCGGCGCGATCGGGTGGCGCTTGGGTCTTGTGCGTGATTTCGGGTTCTCGGGCGAAATCTTCGATGCGATGTGGGATACGGGCCGGTGGAGCGTTGATCACCTTCTACGGTTCGTGACCTATCCTTTCATCCATCTGAGCTTTTCGCATTCGATTTTCGCGATCGTGTTGACACTTGCGCTGGGCAAGATGGTTGCCGAGGTGATGGGGCAGGCGGTGATGCTTGCGGTATGGCTGCTGTCCGGCGTCATCGGCGCATTTTTCTACGCGCTCTTGTTGAATGATCCGGTCTGGCTGGCGGGGGCCTATCCGAATGCCTATGGATTGATTGGCGCCTATAGCTATGTGATGTGGCGCACGCTCGGCGCGGCCGGTGAGCAGCAGCTCAGAGCGTTTTCGCTGATCGCGATGCTTATGGGGCTGCAACTGATCTGGAGCCTGTTTGCCTCCATCGGCAACGGCTGGGTTGCTGATCTGGCCGGTTTTTTCGGTGGCTTCGCGATGTGCTTTTTGCTAGCGCCGGGCGAATGGCGGCGCATCGTGGCGCGGTTGCGCCAGCGCGGTTAA
- a CDS encoding GNAT family N-acetyltransferase → MEKDTLSAPLVGAPVEHWTPPAAPVGESLHGRYARLERLDADAHAALLFRTYEGNDTVWEYLPYGPFSSASQYHRWVKEQAGQTDPLFYAIKNLESDRFEGVASFLRISPEAGSIEVGHINYSPALQKTRAATEAMYLMMQWAFDAGFRRYEWKCNALNVGSRRAAQRLGFSYEGVFRQAAVVKGRNRDTAWFAAIDAEWPALKEAYSVWLDPGNFDAEGRQIERLGDMTGLVRAANDPTL, encoded by the coding sequence ATGGAAAAAGACACCCTATCGGCGCCCCTCGTAGGCGCACCAGTAGAGCACTGGACCCCGCCTGCGGCACCCGTGGGGGAGAGCCTGCACGGTCGCTACGCGCGGCTTGAACGGCTTGATGCAGACGCCCACGCGGCTCTCTTGTTTCGGACATACGAAGGCAATGACACCGTTTGGGAATATCTTCCCTACGGGCCGTTTTCCTCTGCGTCACAGTACCATCGTTGGGTCAAAGAGCAAGCTGGCCAGACCGATCCGCTTTTCTACGCGATCAAGAATTTGGAAAGCGATCGGTTTGAAGGTGTTGCGTCTTTTCTGCGCATTTCGCCCGAAGCAGGCTCGATTGAGGTAGGGCACATCAACTACAGCCCGGCGCTGCAAAAGACGCGCGCGGCGACTGAGGCGATGTACCTGATGATGCAGTGGGCCTTTGATGCTGGCTTTCGGCGGTATGAATGGAAGTGCAACGCGCTGAATGTCGGTTCGCGGCGGGCGGCGCAGCGTCTCGGCTTTAGCTACGAGGGTGTCTTTCGTCAGGCCGCGGTCGTGAAGGGGCGCAACCGCGATACCGCCTGGTTTGCCGCTATTGACGCCGAGTGGCCCGCGCTCAAGGAAGCCTACAGCGTGTGGCTGGACCCAGGCAATTTCGATGCGGAAGGTCGGCAGATCGAACGCTTGGGCGATATGACCGGCCTTGTCCGGGCCGCAAATGACCCGACCCTTTGA